A single genomic interval of Lathyrus oleraceus cultivar Zhongwan6 chromosome 7, CAAS_Psat_ZW6_1.0, whole genome shotgun sequence harbors:
- the LOC127106927 gene encoding agamous-like MADS-box protein AGL80, with protein MTRKKVKLAFITNDSSRKATFKKRKKGLMKKVSELSTLCGIDACAIIYSPYDPQPEVWPSQPGVQRVLNKFRRMPELEQSKKMVNQESFLRQRIEKAKDQLTKQRKDNREKEMTQLMFQYLSAGNVMDNISMADLNDMAWLIDQYLKEINRRVEMLTKNSQGQGQGQGQIMTPQLPMVANGVAKVEELGQGSHNGQGLVDMNMNMDVNGMQKQPWFMNLMDGGSGNDAPPLGNVPQQNGYWPNPFFQ; from the coding sequence ATGACTAGAAAGAAAGTGAAACTCGCGTTCATAACCAACGACTCTTCGAGGAAAGCAACATTCAAGAAAAGGAAGAAGGGTCTAATGAAAAAGGTGAGTGAACTTAGCACCCTTTGTGGAATCGATGCTTGTGCTATAATCTATAGCCCTTACGATCCTCAACCAGAGGTTTGGCCATCTCAACCGGGAGTCCAAAGGGTACTCAACAAGTTTAGAAGAATGCCTGAATTGGAACAAAGTAAAAAGATGGTGAACCAAGAGAGTTTTCTAAGACAAAGGATCGAAAAGGCGAAAGATCAGTTGACGAAACAAAGGAAAGATAATCGAGAAAAAGAAATGACACAACTCATGTTTCAATATCTTAGTGCAGGAAATGTAATGGATAATATAAGTATGGCTGATTTAAATGATATGGCATGGTTGATTGATCAATATTTGAAAGAGATTAATAGAAGAGTTGAAATGTTGACCAAGAATTCTCAAGGTCAAGGTCAAGGCCAAGGCCAAATAATGACACCACAATTACCAATGGTGGCTAATGGAGTGGCTAAGGTTGAAGAGTTGGGACAAGGGAGTCATAATGGTCAAGGGTTGGTGGATATGAATATGAATATGGATGTTAATGGTATGCAAAAGCAACCTTGGTTTATGAATTTGATGGATGGTGGTAGTGGAAATGATGCACCTCCTTTGGGAAATGTTCCTCAACAAAATGGATATTGGCCAAATCCGTTTTTTCAATGA